One genomic window of Glycine max cultivar Williams 82 chromosome 16, Glycine_max_v4.0, whole genome shotgun sequence includes the following:
- the SEOM gene encoding sieve element occlusion m yields the protein MNSIGKLGAMQKLIKGGRAMPAAAISDDSVLVKKIVAEHSPEGIEYDVRPLLHIVEDVLIYSTLSSDSATTAALTRADHVEDRSHRPGHTNMLEALSAKIDRISCEISYKTLNGVDAHSTTIAIFDMLTIYKWDVKIVLALAAFALTYGEFWLLAQIHDTNQLAKSMAILKLLPSIMEHGSSLKPRFDTLNDLVNNILEVTKCVIEFHDLPAQYITQDISAYTTAYNYIPVASYWATRSIVACAAQITSLTTLGYEIFTSTDAWELSTLIFKLKNIVDHLRQLLNSCHEHIGKKMDAEAYQMLRELFSKPHTDNMKVLKALIYAQDDILPLYDGVTKKRVSLEPLRRKNVLLLFSGMEISTDELLILEQIYNESKAHAPRMESRYELVWIPIVDPNSEWIEPKQKQFEILQESMSWYSVYHPSLIGKPVIWFIQREWKYKNKPILVVLDPQGRVSCPNAIHMMWIWGSAAYPFTSSREEALWKEETWRLELLVDGIDQEILNWVKDGKYIFLFGGDDPEWVRRFVKEARRVATATQIPLEMVYVGKSNKREQVQKIIDTIIRDKLNTQYWSEQSMIWFFWTRLQSMLFSKLQLKQTDDDDHVMQEIKKLLSYDKQGGWIVLARGSHIVVNGHATTGLQTLVEYDAVWKELADRDGFEPAFKNHYDKVHSIVSPCCRFEFSHSMGRIPERLTCPECRRNMHVLTTFQCCHDEKIDEDFFVSTVTPPTI from the exons ATGAATAGCATTGGCAAGCTGGGTGCTATGCAAAAACTGATAAAAGGTGGAAGAGCCATGCCTGCAGCTGCAATATCTGATGACAGcgttttggtgaagaaaatagTGGCAGAGCATAGCCCTGAGGGGATAGAATATGATGTCAGGCCACTTCTCCATATAGTTGAGGATGTTCTTATATATTCCACCTTGAGTTCTGATAGTGCTACAACG GCTGCCCTTACACGTGCTGATCATGTCGAAGACAGAAGCCACCGTCCTGGCCACACAAACATGCTGGAGGCTCTATCTGCTAAGATTGATAGGATTTCCTGTGAG ATTTCCTACAAGACTCTCAACGGTGTAGATGCACACTCCACAACAATTGCAATATTTGACATGCTCACAATCTATAAGTGGGATGTGAAGATAGTGCTGGCCTTAGCCGCTTTTGCTCTGACATATGGTGAATTTTGGCTCCTTGCACAAATTCATGACACTAACCAGCTTGCTAAATCAATGGCAATTCTGAAGCTACTACCTAGTATCATGGAGCATGGAAGCTCGCTGAAACCACGGTTTGATACCCTTAATGATCTAGTTAACAACATCTTGGAGGTGACCAAGTGTGTCATAGAGTTCCATGATCTTCCAGCTCAATACATTACACAAGACATCTCAGCCTACACCACTGCCTATAACTATATACCAGTTGCTTCCTACTGGGCCACTAGAAGTATTGTGGCTTGTGCAGCGCAGATTACAAGCCTCACTACCCTTGGCTATGA GATCTTCACATCTACTGATGCTTGGGAGCTATCCACATTGATTTTCAAGCTCAAAAACATAGTCGACCATCTCAGGCAGCTGCTGAATAGTTGCCACGAACATATTG GGAAAAAAATGGATGCTGAAGCTTACCAAATGCTACgagaattgttttcaaaacctcACACTGACAACATGAAGGTTCTCAAGGCTCTGATTTATGCGCAGGATGATATTCTACCTCTATATGATGGAGTTACCAAGAAAAGG GTTAGCCTTGAGCCACTGAGAAGGAAGAATGTTCTGCTTCTATTTTCAGGCATGGAGATCTCCACCGACGAGCTTCTGATTCTTGAACAAATCTACAACGAATCAAAGGCTCATGCACCGAGAATGGAGAGTAGATATGAGTTGGTTTGGATTCCAATTGTGGACCCTAACTCTGAATGGATAGAACCAAAGCAAAAGCAGTTTGAGATTCTGCAAGAAAGCATGTCATGGTACTCAGTGTATCATCCTTCTTTGATAGGCAAGCCAGTCATCTGGTTCATCCAGAGAGAATGGAAATACAAGAATAAGCCAATTCTTGTGGTTTTGGACCCACAAGGAAGGGTTTCTTGCCCCAATGCTATTCACATGATGTGGATTTGGGGAAGTGCTGCCTATCCTTTCACAAGTTCTAGAGAAGAAGCTCTATGGAAGGAAGAGACCTGGAGACTTGAATTGCTAGTAGATGGCATTGACCAAGAAATATTGAACTGG GTTAAGGATGGAAAATACATTTTCTTGTTCGGAGGGGATGATCCTGAATGGGTAAGAAGATTTGTGAAGGAAGCCCGCAGAGTTGCAACGGCTACACAAATACCCCTAGAGATGGTATATGTTGGGAAAAGCAACAAAAGGGAGCAAGTGCAGAAAATCATTGACACCATAATTCGTGATAAGCTCAACACTCAATACTGGTCAGAGCAGAGCATGATATGGTTCTTCTGGACCCGTCTTCAGAGCATGCTCTTCTCCAAGCTTCAACTCAAGCAAACAGACGACGATGACCACGTGATGCAGGAAATCAAGAAGCTTCTGAGCTATGACAAACAGGGTGGATGGATTGTTCTGGCAAGAGGGTCTCACATTGTGGTCAATGGACATGCCACAACCGGGTTGCAAACCTTGGTGGAGTATGATGCTGTGTGGAAAGAACTTGCTGACAGAGATGGGTTTGAACCAGCATTTAAGAATCACTACGACAAGGTTCATTCAATTGTTAGTCCTTGCTGCAGGTTTGAGTTCTCTCATTCAATGGGGAGAATCCCAGAGAGGCTCACGTGCCCCGAGTGTCGCCGCAACATGCACGTGCTCACCACCTTCCAGTGCTGCCACGATGAAAAAATTGATGAGGACTTTTTTGTCAGCACTGTTACTCCTCCTACCATTTGA